One window of Streptomyces sp. SUK 48 genomic DNA carries:
- a CDS encoding gluconate:H+ symporter: MTRLSVEMLAADAPPPISTAGHAQLGIAVLVGIAVIVLLITKFKLHAFLALTIGSLALGAAAGAPLDKVLTSFTTGLGATVASVGVLIALGATLGKLLADSGGADQIVDTILARASGRAMPWAMVLIASVIGLPIFFEVGIVLLIPVVLMVAKRGNYSLMRIGIPALAGLSVMHGLIPPHPGPLVAISALHANLGVTLAFGILVAVPTVIVGGPLFSKVAARWVDVPAPERMLPQRPSQELTRRPSFAATLVTILLPVALMLLKALVDIVIDDPANTTQRAFDVIGAPLIALLAAVIVGFFTLGRPAGFSKERLQATVEKGLMPIAGILLIVGAGGGFKQTLIDCGVGQMILDVSKNWSIPAVLLAWLIAVVIRLATGSATVATVSAAGLVAPLAADMSTAHTSLLVLAIGAGSLFFSFVNDAGFWLVKEYFGLTVGQTVKTWSVMETILSVVGGALVLVLSLVV, translated from the coding sequence GTGACCAGACTCAGCGTCGAGATGCTGGCAGCGGACGCCCCTCCGCCGATCTCCACCGCAGGACACGCCCAGCTGGGCATCGCCGTCCTGGTGGGCATCGCGGTGATCGTCCTGCTCATCACCAAGTTCAAGCTGCATGCCTTCCTGGCGCTGACCATCGGGTCGCTGGCGCTCGGCGCGGCGGCCGGCGCGCCCCTCGACAAGGTGCTCACCAGCTTCACCACCGGGCTCGGCGCCACGGTCGCGAGCGTCGGTGTGCTGATCGCGCTGGGCGCCACGCTCGGCAAACTGCTCGCCGACTCCGGGGGCGCGGACCAGATCGTGGACACGATCCTGGCCAGGGCGAGCGGCCGGGCGATGCCGTGGGCGATGGTGCTCATCGCCTCCGTGATCGGACTGCCGATCTTCTTCGAGGTCGGCATCGTGCTGCTGATCCCGGTCGTGCTGATGGTCGCCAAGCGCGGCAACTACTCCCTGATGCGCATCGGCATCCCGGCGCTCGCCGGTCTGTCCGTGATGCACGGCCTGATCCCGCCGCACCCCGGCCCGCTGGTCGCGATCTCCGCGCTGCACGCCAACCTGGGCGTGACGCTGGCGTTCGGCATCCTGGTCGCCGTCCCGACGGTGATCGTCGGCGGTCCGCTGTTCTCGAAGGTCGCGGCCCGCTGGGTGGACGTCCCCGCGCCGGAGCGGATGCTGCCGCAGCGGCCCTCGCAGGAGCTGACGCGCCGTCCGAGCTTCGCCGCGACGCTGGTCACCATCCTGCTGCCGGTGGCGCTGATGCTGCTCAAGGCGCTGGTGGACATCGTCATCGACGACCCGGCGAACACCACGCAGCGCGCCTTCGACGTGATCGGCGCCCCGCTGATCGCCCTGCTGGCCGCCGTGATCGTCGGCTTCTTCACGCTGGGCCGGCCCGCCGGGTTCAGCAAGGAGCGGCTCCAGGCCACGGTGGAGAAGGGCCTGATGCCCATCGCGGGCATCCTGCTGATCGTGGGCGCGGGCGGCGGCTTCAAGCAGACGCTGATCGACTGCGGTGTCGGCCAGATGATCCTGGACGTGTCCAAAAACTGGTCGATCCCGGCGGTGCTGCTGGCCTGGCTGATCGCCGTGGTGATCCGGCTGGCGACCGGTTCGGCGACGGTGGCGACGGTCTCGGCGGCCGGTCTGGTGGCCCCGCTCGCGGCCGACATGTCGACCGCGCACACCTCGCTGCTGGTCCTGGCGATCGGCGCCGGCTCGCTCTTCTTCAGCTTCGTCAACGACGCCGGGTTCTGGCTGGTCAAGGAGTACTTCGGGCTCACCGTCGGCCAGACCGTCAAGACCTGGTCGGTCATGGAGACGATCCTGTCGGTGGTCGGCGGCGCGCTGGTGCTGGTGCTGTCGCTGGTGGTGTAG
- a CDS encoding gluconokinase — MRTPQVVVVMGVAGTGKTTIGPLLAARLGVPYAEGDDFHPRANIDKMTAGTPLDDSDRWPWLDAIGHWAHGRAGLGGVVSSSALKRAYRDRLRAVAPGVVFVHLTGDRKLIEDRMAHRRGHFMPTALLDSQFATLEPLGPDEAGVAVDVTGGPEEIAERAVLALDGLSTASAQQ, encoded by the coding sequence ATGCGAACCCCCCAGGTCGTCGTCGTGATGGGCGTCGCGGGGACGGGCAAGACCACGATCGGTCCCCTGCTCGCCGCGCGGCTGGGCGTCCCGTACGCCGAGGGCGACGACTTCCACCCCAGGGCCAACATCGACAAGATGACGGCCGGGACACCGCTGGACGACAGCGACCGCTGGCCCTGGCTGGACGCCATCGGCCACTGGGCGCACGGGCGGGCGGGACTGGGCGGAGTGGTCAGCAGTTCGGCGCTGAAGCGGGCGTACCGCGACCGGCTGCGGGCGGTGGCGCCCGGGGTGGTGTTCGTACACCTGACGGGCGACCGGAAGCTGATCGAGGACCGGATGGCGCACCGGCGGGGCCATTTCATGCCGACCGCGCTGCTGGACTCGCAGTTCGCCACGCTGGAGCCTCTCGGACCGGACGAAGCGGGCGTCGCCGTGGACGTCACCGGCGGCCCGGAGGAGATCGCCGAACGCGCCGTACTGGCACTGGACGGGCTGTCCACCGCATCCGCGCAGCAGTAG
- a CDS encoding FCD domain-containing protein produces the protein MSTPGRGLHGRVLDSLGPAITAGEYPPGSILRTDELAQHFEVSRSVMREAVRVLESMHLVESRRRVGVTVRPKCEWNVYDPQVIRWRLAGADRPHQLRSLTVLRSAIEPAAAGLAARHATAEQCAELTECALGMVAHSRGHRLAEYLFHDVAFHRVILTASGNEMFARLGDVVAEVLTGRTQHEVMFEDPDPAAVTLHVRVAEAVRARDAVRAEELTRQITVGALQELDILAP, from the coding sequence ATGAGCACACCGGGCCGGGGGCTGCACGGCCGCGTACTGGACAGCCTCGGCCCCGCGATCACCGCGGGCGAGTACCCGCCGGGCAGCATCCTGCGCACCGACGAACTCGCTCAGCACTTCGAGGTGTCACGCTCCGTGATGCGCGAGGCGGTGCGGGTCCTGGAATCCATGCACCTGGTCGAGTCCCGCCGCCGGGTCGGCGTCACCGTCCGCCCCAAGTGCGAGTGGAACGTCTACGATCCGCAGGTCATCCGCTGGCGGCTGGCCGGCGCCGACCGCCCCCACCAGCTGCGCTCCCTCACCGTGCTGCGCTCCGCGATCGAACCGGCCGCGGCCGGACTCGCGGCCCGGCACGCCACCGCCGAGCAGTGCGCCGAACTCACCGAGTGCGCGCTCGGCATGGTCGCCCACTCCCGCGGCCACCGGCTCGCGGAGTACCTGTTCCACGACGTCGCCTTCCACCGGGTCATCCTCACCGCCTCGGGCAACGAGATGTTCGCCCGCCTCGGCGACGTCGTGGCCGAGGTGCTGACCGGCCGCACCCAGCATGAGGTCATGTTCGAGGACCCCGACCCGGCGGCCGTCACCCTGCATGTGCGGGTCGCCGAGGCGGTGCGCGCCCGGGACGCGGTGCGCGCCGAGGAACTCACCCGGCAGATCACCGTGGGCGCGCTCCAGGAACTGGACATCCTGGCGCCGTGA
- a CDS encoding YchJ family metal-binding protein — MTTHATCPCGLPQSYDACCGRFHSGAAGAPSAELLMRSRYCAFVKGDAGYLLRTWHPRTRPERLDLDPGMRWTGLEILDGTDGSAFHATGTVTFRASYRGGSLCERSRFERVAGAWVYVDGDFLE, encoded by the coding sequence ATGACCACGCACGCCACCTGCCCCTGCGGACTGCCGCAGTCCTACGACGCCTGCTGCGGCCGTTTCCACTCGGGCGCCGCGGGCGCGCCGAGTGCCGAGCTGCTGATGCGCTCGCGCTACTGCGCCTTCGTCAAGGGGGACGCGGGGTATCTGCTGCGCACCTGGCATCCGCGGACCCGGCCTGAGCGGCTCGATCTCGATCCCGGGATGCGGTGGACCGGTCTGGAGATCCTCGACGGCACCGACGGGTCCGCCTTCCACGCCACCGGGACGGTGACCTTCCGCGCCTCCTACCGGGGCGGTTCGCTGTGCGAGCGCAGCCGGTTCGAGCGGGTGGCGGGGGCGTGGGTGTACGTGGACGGGGACTTCCTGGAGTAG